Genomic window (Fibrobacter sp.):
TGGCAGTGCGGGACGATCCAGTTGGATTTCAGTATGCCTGAAAGATTCGACCTGGAGTATATTGATGCTAACAGTCAGAGGATGCGTCCTGTGATGATACATCGGGCGCTTTTCGGGTCTATGGAGCGGTTTATCGGGATTCTCATTGAGCATTACGGCGGGGCTCTTCCTTTCTGGCTTGCTCCTGTTCAGCTCAAGATTCTGCCTGTATCTGACCGTTTTATTGGTTATGCACGGGATCTGCAGAAAAAGGCCGCTGATGCCTCAATAAGGGTTGAAATTGACGAGAGAAGTGAAAAGGTTGGATATAAAATCCGTGATGCAGAAGTAAAAAAGATACCTTTCATGGCTGTTGTCGGAGAGAAAGAGCAGGAAGCGGGTACTGTATCGGTGCGACAGCATGGAAAGGGTGATCTGGGATCAAGAACGGTTACGGAGTTTTTAGAATATCTGGTCGCAGCCAATAAACCTGGTTCAAAAAATTAACTATAAAAAGGAGGTTTTTATTAACAGATTTCGTCCGTCAAACAGAGATGGAGACACAACACGGATCAATAACGAAATCAGGTCCCCGCGGGTCAGAGTAGTTGCGGATAATGGTGAAGCGCTTGGAATAATGCCGATCAGTGATGCATTGGCAAGAGCTGAAGATGCAGGGTTGGATCTGGTGGAGATTGCTCCCACTGCTGATCCCCCCGTATGCCGGATTATGGATTATGGCAAGTTTAAGTATGAGAAATCGAAAAAAGCCAAAGAGGCAAAGAAAAAACAGCATGTGATGCACCTGAAAGAGATCAAGCTGCATCCTAAAACAGATGAGCATGATTTCAATTTTAAAATAGAGCATGCGCGCAAGTTCCTGCTTAAGGGAGACCGAGTCAAGGCTACAGTAGTATTCAGGGGAAGAGAGATAACTCACATTGACTTTGGAAGAGAAATACTTAACCGCATGGATGAGAAGCTGGCTGACCTGGCTCAGGTTGAGATTAGAGCGAAAATGGAAGGAAGGAACATGATCTCTATCTATGTTCCGGATAAAGTAAAAATAAAAGAGGCTCTGCGGAAGTTTGAAGCGGAGCGTAAAAAAGAAGAAAATCAGAAGTCTGAAGCAGAGTAACAGATCTCAGGAATAAATTGAAGAACGGAGAGTATCATGCCGAAGATGAAAAGCCGCAGTGCAGCTCGTAAACGTTTCAGTTTGACAGCTGATGGGCACGTTAAGAGAAAAAAAGCCTTCAAGAGCCATATTCTTAACAAGAAGACCAGAAAAAGGAAACGCAATTTGAGGAAGACCACTCTGGTGTTTGAAGGTATGGAAAAGAAATTTCGCAGAATGATTGAGGTTTAAGGAAAGAAAAAATGTGCTGCCGGATGTTTTTTTCTCCCTTTGTAAGGGAGGTGAGATGTAATTTTAAGCCGGACACATGATGATCAGGAAAACTGATTTATTTACATAAAAGGAGTTTTGATATGCCGAGGGCAAAGAATCGTGTAGCCTCACGTGCAAAACGTAAAAAATTACTCAGTCAGACCGCCGGTAATTTTGGCAAGAGGAATAATTGTTATTCCATCGCCAAGGATACCTTTTTAAGGGCCGGTGTTTATGCTTATCGTGATCGCAAACAGAACAAACGGAATTTCCGTTCACTCTGGATTATGCGTATCAATGCTGCGGCTCGACTGAACGGCATGGCTTATGGAAAGTTCATTTCCGGGCTGAAGGCAAAGGGAATCGAGCTGGACAGGAAGAGCCTGGCTCATCTCGCGCTCCATGAACCAGATGCTTTCAAACTGCTGGTAGAAACTGTAAAGGCCTGAACAAACCATCCGGTTCCAAAGTGCTCATGGCCGGCAATTCCGCGCCGTGAGCCTCTTATCACCCATCAGGTTCAAACCCGGTAGTGAGCTTATTCTTTAGGCAAGCCCCGAGTAGCAGTATCTGACTGGTATTCCGATACTCCACAGGAAGAGCAGTTTACTGTTCTCCTGTTTTATTCATTTAAAAGGTAATAAAGATGTCTGACAGCAACGGTTCAAACAGCGCGATCCAGTTAATTGATAAGGTCCGCCGTGAAGCCGAAGCGGAACTTAAGGCAGTACATGATGAAGCCACTGCAGAACAGTTCCGTATAAAGTATCTCGGTAAAAAAGGTCTTCTAAGGGAACTGCTTAAATCTGTCAGGGAGATTCCCGAAGATCAGCGCAAAAGCTACGGTGCAGCAGCAAACCAGCTTCGTACAGAGATAGAAGAGAAGTTTGAGCTTGCACACTGGGGAAAAAAGGAGAATAAAGCGACCGAGGCATTCGATCCCGGACTCCCTGGATTTCCTTTCCCGCATGGCAGTATTCATCCTCTGATTCGTATCCGCAACCAGATCAGAGATATTTTCCTCAGTATGGGTTTTACAGTCGCATACGGTCCCGAAATTGAGAGTGATTATTACAATTTCGAGGCTCTGAATACTCCAAAACATCATCCTGCCCGCGACATGCAGGATACTTTCTACATTTCCGAATCGGTACTCCTGCGCACACAAACATCACCGGTGCAGATCAGGGTAATGGAGAAGCAGAAACCGCCAATCCGAAGTATAATGCCCGGCCGGGTTTTCAGGAATGAAGAGATCAGTGCCCGCAGTTACTGCCTGTTTCATCAGATCGAAGGGCTTTATGTCGATGAAGGGGTAAGTTTTGCGGACCTTAAAGGGACTCTGCTTGCCTTTTCCAGAAGATTTTTCGATGAAAAAACAAAAATAAAGATCCGTCCCAGCTTTTTCCCTTTTACAGAACCGAGTGTAGAAATCGATGTCGAATGTTTTCTGTGTAAAGGGGCAGGATGCAGTATCTGTAAAAGGAGCGGGTGGCTGGAGGTGCTTGGAGCCGGTATGGTACATCCCAATGTATTTAAAAGTGCAGGGATTGACAGTGAAAAGTATACCGGATTTGCTTTTGGTCTGGGAATAGAAAGAATTGCACTTCTCAAGTTTGGTATCGATGATATCAGGCTTTTTTATGAGAATGACGCGCGGTTTCTGAAACAGTTCTGATAATTTCAAAATGTTTTCCGAATGACCGCATTTTAAAAACTACATGTGGAAACTCTAAAGCGGATAAAGTCCGATTATGAAAATCGTATACAGTTGGCTTAAAGATTTTGTCGATATTGATATTCCTGTTGAGGAGCTTGCGGATGCTCTTACCGCAGCCAGCCTCGAAGTAGCTTCCATTGAGAAGTTTAAGATTCCCGATGGTGTAAAGGTCGCGAAAATTTTGGAGCGTGAAAAACACCCTGGAGCAGACAAACTTTCTGTTTGTAAAGTAGATGCCGGTGGACCTGAACCGCTCACAATAGTCTGTGGTGCCCCTAATGCCAGAGCTGGTCTGATTACAGCCCTGGCCACTATTGGTACTGTGCTTGGTCCTGATTTCAAGATAAGCAAGGCAAAACTTCGCGGGGTGGAATCCTTTGGGATGCTTTGCTCGCAGAAAGAACTTGGCATATCAGAAGATCACAGCGGAATAATAGAACTGCCGCAGGACTACAAGGTCGGTGAAGCACTCTCAGTTTACTACCCGGAAGATTCTGTGATCGAGATAGAGAT
Coding sequences:
- a CDS encoding translation initiation factor IF-3, coding for MNRFRPSNRDGDTTRINNEIRSPRVRVVADNGEALGIMPISDALARAEDAGLDLVEIAPTADPPVCRIMDYGKFKYEKSKKAKEAKKKQHVMHLKEIKLHPKTDEHDFNFKIEHARKFLLKGDRVKATVVFRGREITHIDFGREILNRMDEKLADLAQVEIRAKMEGRNMISIYVPDKVKIKEALRKFEAERKKEENQKSEAE
- the rpmI gene encoding 50S ribosomal protein L35, whose translation is MPKMKSRSAARKRFSLTADGHVKRKKAFKSHILNKKTRKRKRNLRKTTLVFEGMEKKFRRMIEV
- the pheS gene encoding phenylalanine--tRNA ligase subunit alpha encodes the protein MSDSNGSNSAIQLIDKVRREAEAELKAVHDEATAEQFRIKYLGKKGLLRELLKSVREIPEDQRKSYGAAANQLRTEIEEKFELAHWGKKENKATEAFDPGLPGFPFPHGSIHPLIRIRNQIRDIFLSMGFTVAYGPEIESDYYNFEALNTPKHHPARDMQDTFYISESVLLRTQTSPVQIRVMEKQKPPIRSIMPGRVFRNEEISARSYCLFHQIEGLYVDEGVSFADLKGTLLAFSRRFFDEKTKIKIRPSFFPFTEPSVEIDVECFLCKGAGCSICKRSGWLEVLGAGMVHPNVFKSAGIDSEKYTGFAFGLGIERIALLKFGIDDIRLFYENDARFLKQF
- the rplT gene encoding 50S ribosomal protein L20; this encodes MPRAKNRVASRAKRKKLLSQTAGNFGKRNNCYSIAKDTFLRAGVYAYRDRKQNKRNFRSLWIMRINAAARLNGMAYGKFISGLKAKGIELDRKSLAHLALHEPDAFKLLVETVKA